A genome region from Megalobrama amblycephala isolate DHTTF-2021 linkage group LG16, ASM1881202v1, whole genome shotgun sequence includes the following:
- the LOC125249694 gene encoding NLR family CARD domain-containing protein 3-like, with the protein MRSTQSSTSQRVRVERVMSNEHGVRQIETQSRRAATEDTPIQCNDIFRSLPGQDKPIRTVLTKGVAGIGKTVSVQKFILDWAEGKENQDVQLIFPLPFREINLMKDKTPSLSDLLHVFFPETKEIEISSDKYKVLFIFDGLDECRLSLDFRSDVRLCDVSESVSVDVLIWITSRPAAADLVPSECVHRVTEVRGFNEPQKEEYFRKRISDQSLANTIISHLKSSRSLNIMCHIPVFCWISATVLEKMLSEAESGEIPKTLTQMYTHFLILQTNIKHEKDYEKNVKNEDMILKLGKVAFQQLVKGNVIFYDEDMREFGIDVTEASVYSGLCTQIFREEFGWYQGKVFCFVHLSVQEHLAALYVHLSCTNNNTNVFHQITKPSLWSKVKDWFQLNSSEHVSLSELHQRAVDEALQHKNGHLDLFLRFLLGLSVESHQILLQGLMKQTRSISDSNETIVEYIKEKIRTIDSPEKSINLFHCLNELGDHSLVEEIQQYLKSGRIKETKLSSSQWSAVVFVLLTSEKKLDEFDMNNFVGGNDKTEKLNVLQKLLPVMKEFRSIHLNDCGFTDEGCAALASALRSNPLHLRELNLSWNKIGKSVNRLSDVLQNPHCKLEKLWLNDCGVTDEGCAALASALRLNPSHLRELNLSENKIGQSVNLLSGVLKDPHCKLEILR; encoded by the exons atgagaTCTACACAGAGCTCTACATCACAGAGAGTGAGAGTGGAGAGAGTAATGAGTAATGAGCATGGGGTGAGACAGATTGAGACACAATCCAGGAGAGCAGCAACAGAGGACACACCGATCCAATGCAATGACATCTTTAGATCTTTACCTGGAcaagacaaacccatcagaactgtgctgacaaagggagtcgctggcattggaaaaacagtctctgtgcagaagttcatcctggactgggctgaagggaaaGAGAATCAGGACGTCCAGCTCATATTTCCACTTCCTTTCAGAGAGATCAATTTGATGAAGGACAAAACACCCAGTCTTTCAGATCTTCTTCATGTCTTTTTCcctgaaacaaaagaaatagAAATATCCAGTGACAAATATAAAgtgttgttcatctttgatggtctggacGAGTGTCGTCTGTCTCTGGATTTTCGGAGCGATGTGAGGTTGTGTGATGTAAGTGAATCAGTCTCAGTGGACGtgctcatctggatcacctccagaccagcagcagctgatCTCGTCCCCTCTGAGTGTGTCCATCGAGTGACAGAGGTACGAGGCTTCAATGAGCCACAGAAGGAGGAAtacttcaggaagagaatcagtgatcAGAGTCTGGCCAATACAATCATCTCACATCTGAAGTCATCAAGGAGCCTCaacatcatgtgccacatcccagtgttctgctggatctcagccaCTGTTCTAGAGAAGATGTTGAGCGAAGCAGAGAGTGGAGAGATTCCCAAGACTCTcactcaaatgtacacacacttcctgatTCTTCAGACCAACATCAAACATGAAAAGGACTATGAGAAGAACGTGAAAAATGAAGACATGATCCTCAAACTGGGGAAAGTGGCTTTTCAGCAGCTTGTGAAAGGCAATGTGATCTTCTATGACGAAGACATGAGAGAGTTTGGCATTGATGTGACAGAAGCATCAGTGTACTCAGGATtgtgcactcagatcttcagagaggagTTTGGCTGGTATCAGGGGAAAGTCTTCTGCTTTGTTCATCTGAGCGTTCAGGAACATCTAGCGGCTCTATATGTGCACCTCTCCTGtacaaacaacaacacaaaTGTGTTTCATCAAATCACCAAACCAAGTTTGTGGTCTAAAGTTAAGGACTGGTTTCAACTCAATTCATCAGAACATGTTTCATTATCTGAGCTGCATCAGAGAGCTGTGGATGAGGCTCTACAGCATAAAAATGGACATCTGGACCTTTTCCTGCGGTTCCTTCTGGGTCTGTCAGTGGAGTCTCATCAGATTCTCCTTCAAGGACTAATGAAACAGACAAGAAGCATATCTGACAGCAATGAGACAATAGTTGAGTACATTAAAGAGAAAATCAGGACCATTGACTCTCCAGAGAAATCCATAAATCTGTTccactgtctgaatgaactggGTGATCATTCACTAGTGGAGGAAATACAACAGTATCTGAAATCTGGAAGAATAAAGGAAACTAAACTCTCTTCATCTCAGTGGTCAGctgtagtttttgtgttgttgacatcaGAGAAGAAGCTGGATGAGTTTGATATGAATAATTTTGTTGGAGGAAATGATAAAACTGAAAAACTAAATGTTCTTCAGAAGCTGCTGCCCGTGATGAAAGAATTCAGATCAATTCA TTTGAATGATTGTGGtttcacagatgaaggttgtgctgctctggcttcagctctgagatcaaaccccttaCATTTGAGAGAACTGAATCTGTCATGGAATAAAATTGGAAAATCAGTGAATCGGCTGTCTGATGTGTTACagaatcctcactgtaaactggagaaactgtG gttgaatgattgtggagtcacagatgaaggttgtgctgctctggcttcagctctgagattaaacccctcacacctgagagaactgaaTCTGTCTGAGAATAAAATAGGACAATCGGTGAATCTGCTGTCTGGTGTACTGaaggatcctcactgtaaactggagatacTGAGGTAA